The DNA window ACTACTTAgactgcacagctaactagccaacagcagccacagttacTGGCAGTAAGCAAATACTATGATGATTTGGCCACATATTTGTTCCAACTATACATTTGACCAGTAGTCAACATACTGCATCCTTTAATGGTGGTAATTATAAAACTGTTTCCTAACCTGAATGAAATCAGAAAAGATCACCTGGTAGCTTCAATTGCAACACCACTTGACTGTGGCTTCAATCTCACTAGTTCCACAACATAGTAGCCAGTCACTGACCTCATACCAGACACCGTGCGTGGTAACACGAGGAAGAATAGGACAGAGATGTGATCAGGTGGTTATTCTTCTTTAAGCATGTTTATTGAAAGGTGTGAAGTGCAGCTGTCAAGTGCAATTGTGGTAAGTATGTTACAATATCTCATCCGGTcttttgcagaaacatgcaCAGAACATGAGCATACAACTGATAcacagaatgaaaaagaaaacacatctccagagtttgtattttttgttgttttgtttttttgttgttaaatgttgaGTTTTAAGATATTGTTCATCCAGAAGTACATCACTgtcaaaaacttaaaaaaaaaaaaaaaatcataaaaggtGCAAATActccagaaagaaaaaaaagagcaaagtgAGAATGGTTGTACAGTAAGAGTTAATGTCGCAGTAAAGAGATATGGACAACATTGTTGGCTGTGTTGTTGTCAGTTAAATAACCTAACCTTCCGTCCGTCCACAGTCTTGAAAATACAGCATTAAAAATAGACGACACAGACTTGGGCAAGACCAGCACGTTCCTCGCTCACCCGCTTCAATCTGTGTGGCCAAGAtagcatctgttgtttttctccctccctctcctcactaTTTTACATGGTACTTACACTATACAGAAATATACATCATCTTCTGCCCATCAAACTTTTTATTAcgaaaagagaaaatgcagcttAGCCCAAATGTCTCAACCCTGTCGGATAAGGTTTAAATTACATGCCACTGCAGGGTTGAGAGAACAGCAATGATGAGCTTTGTCCAGGGCAAAAATGAGGAGCTTTGAAAGAGAAATACTGAAATAGAATATCATCATCTCCATAagaaaccacatttttttttgttcatcccAACATCCCACAGTTGAAGTAACGTCACCAGTTCTGCCAAGTGTTGTTCAAAataccctccctccctcccccccccaactcccCCATTCCAGATGGGGACTTTGTCATGGTAATAATTGCTCACATTCTTCATTTGTCACTCTGAgaaggctttttttctctctctcaaaccTCTCGACCTGTAACTTTAGGATTCAGCATTGAGAGAgaacaacttttttatttacatcattcagcaaaaaaaaaaaaaaaaggtaacaacCAATAcaatcctccacctcctgctcctcctccaccgcccTCATCAGTAAAATCGACATCACTTAAAATCCAGACACAGgcacagtgatttttttttaatctatagTTAAGTATATTGTCGCCACtgatgacttgttttgtttcttcttggTAAGACATTCTAGTTGATATGTCCAAGGGTTATTTGGCAAATGTTCGATGATTCAATCTTGCTCTGAAACTAATCTCGCCATACACCGTCTTCAAGATTGTCACCCCCTGCTGCGCTTTGAAGCACTGCACCGCCTGTCCCACCAGCTGCATCCTTCTGAGAGATAAATATGTGCAAATTCTTGTCTTAACAGCGTAACCTCCTGCTGCAGAAGGCAAggtggagctctgctgctgctgtagcagaactcaaaaaatgtcagtcagtttGTCTGTGTACAGACCAGGCTACGCCGATGGGCCAGAGCTGTGCAGGGTGGGCTGGACGAGGGTGGCGTTGCTCGGGGGTCCCGGTGTAGCAGCTGTCGGAGGCGCAGGCGGGGAACCGGTCTGAACCTGGGCCTGGAACTGGGCCATCTGCTCCGGGCTGGCCAGCGTTTTCAGCAGGGTGTTCTCCTGCTCCAACTGGGAGTTACGCTCGATCAGCTCCTTGATCTGCTCCTTCAggacctccacctcctcacgCACTGCGTACATCAGGTGACTCTTCACCAGGtcctgagacagacagggagatcAGTGTCAATGACTGGAATGTTTCAACACATTCACAtcaaaaggtgcactatgtagttttgggaaataaaTGTTAAGATCTccatattttgttgatttttttgaatccctaaataaactaaataaacaataaacatgtaTGAATAAAACTTAAACAATCTGACCTTAGAAAGACAACATCAATTCgtagttttactttgtttatatttggcagaccctgtCACACAACAAtttgtttattccattttttaaagatatcaATTTTGTATGATTAGCaaattaatattgcaaataatACAATTCTAAATTtcaatttcttctccaaaaataCATAGTGCCCCTGAAGAAAGAGCCAAGGCACTCAGCCAAAAGTTTCTTTTCTAAACTATGACCCAACAATTTTTACGTTTTTATGACAAAAGAAATAAGATAACATATGATTATAAATGTAACTAGTACTCAAATGacagtaaagtacaaataaaacactgatctATGTTGCAAATTGGTAACTGGTAATGTTGCAAATTGTTAAAATCAAAATTTGATTAGTGTCTAATGCTCATCATCATCCAATATCGATACAAGATATTTCACAAACAAAGAAGCTGATATGAGAGTAAGTGTCTAacaatttaaacacaaaataaatatgttgttgtgtttgtattaaAAGTTTGTTTACTGTCAATATCAGTCCTACAAATAGTTAGCAACTACAGAAAACCgctaataaaaataaaaacaaattttgtCATCATGTCATTAATCGAGGAAAAcgacatttaaaaaagtacagACAAATGTATGTAATATATGACTGCTCTACAGAATGCTGCCAATATGTTCACAATGTAGAAAAGTCAATGTGTGATTGAAATGCCTGATGACTAACAAAAAATGGAGCCATGAACACCTATAATATTACACACATAATGACataagttgaaaaaaaaaggatcacgAAGAATCAGGGTTAAACACATTGAAcagacaataaagacaaaacgTGAGCGTGTTTATTCCCAAAGTGCGACGTCATTAAACCTGGGCCAATCAGAAGGCGAGATATTTATAACCAGGCGTGTGAGCCCTGCAGTTTGCCTAGCAACAggcctgacagcagcagcgtcAACAACATActaaagtgaaacagaaaataaaactagGTTTCGTTttccagacagaaaaaaagttctgaATGTATAATCTTTCTATTTAAACGGCACAATTATGCCAACAAACATATCACACCGCGCTCAAAAATAATACTTTATTGTCCAGCTATGTGGGCCGTTGGTTTGAGGTAACTGCTAGTTACACTTATTTttaagctagctaactagcatAGTTTCTTGTTAGCATAAacagtaattattttttttttgcccaaaaaTAACTTCATGTATGAAATTACATGACCACCAGAACAATACAATGTGACATTCTCTGTAGTCGAcagccttttttgttgttttgtgccagagatttaaattaaaaaaacatgaaactatgcaaataaaaacacaaatcacgCGATGTCCTGTTATAATGAAGCCCTCCTCTTCAAACATCCTTTTGTTTGTAATAATAGCAGTTAGTCAGAATTTTTTGTGAGGGTTTAGaggctaaaaaaacaaaacaaaaaaaactcaccaTTGCTTGTTCAATCTTGTTGTCAATAGCCACAACGCTGGCTCCTGACGAGCTGCAAAAAACataagagaaagagaaattaaaaaaacagtttcgAGCCGATCTGTGCTGCAATACCAACAGGATCAATGCAGAGCCGCAGCCCTTCAGAGAAGCAGCCCGCCTCCCTTTATAGAAAATGTGGGTCGTTAGAGGAAGCCTCTGGAAATTTCTATAAAAATCAACGGCCTGGTTTCATTGTGGAGCAATTCCTCATTCCTACAAAGCGGTATGGCCCAGTGAGAGTAGCATCCATCTACTCAaccctccatcacacacacgcacacgaacAGAGGTGACATTACTGCCGCAGGTGAACACAGTAAAACGACACTACGGGGCTTTACAATAGTATTTACCTATTGTCGAGCTTGACGTGAGAGCTCTCCGCGCTCAGTAACGAAGATAGGAACGAGATGGAGAAATTTCTCAGCTGGCAGACGCCAAGATCCATAGCCACGGTGTAGCACGGCGAATTCATGCTggccatgttgttttttgaggggggttgtttttttgtttctttttttctttttacagtccGCTCACAAACAGATCCCGTCTCGACCTCCAGCGACCAGCTCCGTGAGACACATCCACGAGGCGATATTGTgagtagaaaaaaaagctcGTGCACCGACCGCCGCGGCACAAATACAATCCAAGGTCAGCTCATCTCGGCTCCACAACACGAATCTGCGGCTCGGGACGAGCGCGCATAATTTATCTAGCGACAAACCGAGAGGGCGGCCGCCGATTGGTCGAGACCGAGTCCGTTTGCATAATCTATGCGGGAACGCCCCCACCTGCCGCTCAGCTGACGCGTTTTTGCATAAAATATTCCAGGAGCgagagaggaggtggatgaaACCGGGGAAAACCGGatgggaagagaaaaagaaaagagctgtAGTGGTGAAAAGCAGGCAAGGGGAAGGAGAAGATTCAAACAGCGACATTAGACATCCATCAGCTCCTGTTTCGACACAGGAATTCAGCCCGATGCGAGTGTTTCTCAACCCCGAGGAACACTTACACTACAAGGAATCCCTCTGATAATAATGGGTCTCATCATGCATACAAAAATGTCATGTGGTGAGTTATACTCCTGCCCGAAATGTTAGTGAATATAAGCAGTTTGAGAGATTTTGTTCTCAAATGACTAAATACTACATACCATTTTAGGCTGTTTCATATCAATTCCCTCAATTTTTCAGGGGTGTTAAGAATGTGAAACCTTCCTCACCACAGCTACTTTATAAAATACAGCCCTTTCAGTCATCTGAACAGCTCTGTTTTGGGTAGGAATAAAGtaatacaaagacaaacactgacagtaaataTGCAGAAGccaaaaatcagatttttcaACACAAGTCTGGTAATAATCAACATACTATCATCTACAGTAACAACTGCATTTGATCCAACAATATAAAATGCCTTGGCTGTGTCCAGATAGTGCCATCATCATGTCCGTGCACATGATGCCCCCATGTGGccacacacagcactgcagaGCTAAAGAAATTGGAGCACACGCAGTACACCAATccttaaatcactgcactggcttcctgtgtgtcaaagtctgtttaaGGTCTTAGTACCAGTCTATAAAGCACTAAATGGTTTTGGGCCTGAATACAGCTCTGATCTCCTTGTATGCTATGAAACATCCAGGCTCCTGAGGACATCTGGGACAGATTCACTCAGTGTTCCAAAACCAAGCGAATTGAAGAAGCAGAGCAAAAATGGATGTCCAGGCCACAAAGTGTGAAGCTAGGGACTAGTACTATCAGAGGATACATATAAATAAGGGGTCACACACatggctttttcagggctgatacccattattagaaatcaaggagactgagAAACAATATTTGGGACAGTTTGCATTTGCAGTAAAGATTTAAATCTCTGTCAAAATATATAACAACCAGTGATGGACTCTACCAAAAGTATAATTATCTTAAGTGCTGCTTTGAAGTACGATATCTAGGTATTTTACTTGCATACTTCCATTTTCTGACACTTGCTTCgtctccactacatttatttgatacatttagttgCAGATTGAGATCATTCAGCCTTTATAAACTATTCATTTTAACGTGTTAtcaatcagatattgttgttgGTGGGATATTGTGTGAGAGGACGCCAACGTAGCACCTCGTTCAATTAGTTAATCTACTgccaatctgacagaaaaatcacatgtGCCAATAattggaaaatgctgaatattagCACTGATAATGTCCAAGACAGATAATCAGTCTATCCGTAATACAAAGTAATGCAAAggtttacatatttaaaaatgcttgTGGGCACAGTGGATAAACTCAGTCCTACTTGAATTTCTGTCAGCCTAATAGACATTTGACTTACTTAATTCTTTAACTGATGCAACAATTGTAAAAAGATGAACTGGAATGGTACATAGAAAGAGGAGAAATACTTGGTTCTGTAGTTTTACACTGGATTTCTAATGTGTGTCTGCCAGGTAAAAGCAATGAGGCATTAATcgttttaatttccttttcgGACTGGATGGACTAAGACTCATATGGACTTCAGCTGACTCATGCTGCATGGCCTGTTGGTACTGTCTTTGTAGGCTTTCCTCTCTTCCTGGGAATGTTGCACAAGTAACCGTTGACTAAGGCTAACTATTGGTAATAGATGAGTTTTTATTACTCTTGGTGacagatttgttattttttttctgtgtatttgtgttccAAACCAGaaaccacaaaaataaaatattagaaaaatagTCAGAAGGCATTTCTCGGCAGAACAAAACCATAACAGCATCACCTTGAATCCAAAATAAGGCAACAGGCCTATTTTCCAGCCATTTATCGTGCCTGGACATGTCCTGACTTGATTGATTTAACATTTCTTATGCATTTTAAACTCTCCTCCATGGGTCCCCAGACCAGTGGTCGACAAATTGCCTGACGCTATATGACCTTTTTTCCTGGGATATTAGTCTTTGAGACAATGGAGGAAATGGGAGATTGATGAGGTCAATCTGACCTCATAACAACATTGCCACACACCAAAAACTGTCTTCACAACACCTCATCAGGGGGTAGTATCTATGGTCACACAGGCACCACACAGACAACACCTTAACACAGAAATTCCCACCTCAGACATCttctacacaacacacacatacctccACACATTCCAGTAAGCTACACCCAAAACCTCAAAATCGTGTGTACACACTCTTGACATTCCTAATTCTGAtcacacactctcccacacaaaagaaatacagatatcctgttgttgtttcaggATCAGCCAATTTAGAGGTTTAAAGTGATCAGGTGTGTCATGGAGAAAACCTGAAGTCAAAAGGTAAGGGAGAAGGAAGAACTATAAAGAAGTCAGTACTAGTACTACAGGTGCATAGTTGTTTCATTGAAGGCTAAAACCTTGTCAATCAGGAGACATATTCAAACCCTGGGAACACAGCATTCAGGTTAACGATCCTCCTAAGTCATTTGAAACTCAGTAGTCACCTTTAAAACTAAAGGGCTTAGGCTAATTCAGATATCACAGCAGAGTCCTGGCTTATTAAGCACCAGTACCTTGAACAGAGGCTCTGAAGTACTCATACTCATGTCAGCTTCTGTTCACCTCTGATCCCAGTCAAACACTTTAACAAGAACCCAATAAGAGGATCTAAGCCACACTTATCTCTTCCGGTCCCTTCTTTGACTGGAAGGTTTAGCCAATTATCCAGACCCAAATAGCCAGCGCGACTGCAGCTCTTGAGGAATGAAGCTCCAATCTTATGTGGTCACATATACAGAAAAGCAAACGGAGGCTCAGTACGGGGCTTTACTCGGTTCATCCGGCAGTTTGCCAAGAAATAAACTAGATGGCGTTCCAAGAAAAAGGACTTTGAAAAGTTACTGGTCAAGGATGAGATTTGCATGCTTTAAACATCAAATACAGTTACTTCATTTCACAACAAATGAAGTAACTGTTTTCAGATGCTGTTGATGGTTCATTTACATGAGTACATTTTGTAAACAAAGGTTTATATTCTAATTTCTTTCCgttcagacaaaacatttcctgtgaagCTCAGTGGAGATGTTTACACCACAAAAATACAGTGTCACTAGCACATGTACCTGATTTATAAATTACAGAGGTCTCAACTGTTATAAAGCAGACGGCATTGTAGAGGTAGGTCAGCTAGCTGATGGCCTTCCTGCTTTGCAGTGAAACAATATAACCCAGTGACCTACTGACACTTCTTAAGAGACAAATTACCCAAAAGTGTATGCACATCAGAACAGACGTTATGTGGAATTAAGGGCAGACCTTAGTCCAAAACAGCATTGCATCTGCGCATAATTTATCATTATATCATATACACAAAAAACTATATGTTTCAACCACACACTATGGTGTTACATTTGACATGCCAAATCAACAAAtgatacaacaaaaacatattttttagattttctgCAGGGCTCAGTCGAGTTATATTGCACAGGCATATTTTAAAACTGCTAAGTATGTAGCGCCTCCAGAAATTGAAGAATGCATAGCTTTCAGTGCTGTTTCtttacaaagcaaaaaaataagtaaaaaaacaacaatgttaaGCAGCGCCAAGGCTCATCTTGTAAAGAAGTACACAGTAGTATTTACTGTACATGATGTGCCTTGCTGCTACTACAGACACACATAAGTACACTGTGGTATTTCTGTGCATCTGTAGTAGAGAGGGTGACTTTATGTGAAATCATGGACCAGATGGACCAACAGAGCAGTTACAAAACAGCAGAATATGGCAAGAAattcagtgacaaaaaaagaaacatgctgTGGGTTTAATTACTCACGCTCCTCTGGAGATGTTACTAAGTGGCACAAATTGATGTCACATATGTATGTCATCTGTGCCCACACTTTTTCATCGCTAATATTACACCTATCTCTAGATATCACATTTAATTGAACGTAAAAGCCAGTTTAAAGTATCTGCTTCAAGTATCCCTCAGTATTAATGCTGCCACCGAAGccatgaatgactgaatgaaaagGACAATATAGCCACGCAGCCCTTTGTGTGCAGCTACTGTAATGATTGGCTCAAGCAGCGCTACACAGTACTAACTCCCCAGGGATTCCCTGTCTTTAGTTTACCTTTTGAGATGCTGCTCCAGCTCCCAGAACAAAAGCTTCATTGCCATCTCGTCATGGCCCTGCACCCGTACTCCCCGCACTCTCATGGAGCCGTCCGTCAGGGGGATCATATGCGCTCCAAAATAACTGAGCGGTGTGTCCCGAGCTTCTTTGTTTAGTGTTTTCTGACACCCCCTCGTACTGTCTTAAATCTAGTGAGCAGATCTGGGTCGCGGCCTATGGATGCAGTAGtgagtgcagctgcaggggaATCAAAGGCAGCGTGCCAGGTTATGATGACTGTGTATAAGTGTGCTCCTCATTTTTGCTCTGTCGATGTTAtccatttgtgtttgaatgGCTGACTAGTGAGTGAATTACCGAGTACAGACAGTAGCTGGGCGGGTGGTGACGTGTGATCATGTGATGCTGGGAGTTACATAAACCATCAACAGAGATTAGCATGTGGCCCAGTGATTTCCCCACTCCTACAGCCCTCTGCCCTCTATAGCCTGAGACATGGATATACAATTAAACTTCAACTCTTCAGCATCACTGAATCTCAGCGTGGACAGCTTTAAGTAACAACTATTGTCATTGTTGATTCTTTTGGTTACTTTCTTGAATAATCCACTAAATGTTTGGTTCATTAAAGGTCAGAAAATGGAGATAAACACTGATCAGTCTAAACATAAGATGAAATCCTCAAATATCTAATTTTGTCCACTAtccaaagagagagaaacattttcaaatttaaaaaagctagaattagataaaaaataaatcaaaccaacTGACTGATTATTGAAATAGCAGGAGATTAACTAAATAGTTGACACTGAGCGCTATCTGCTTTGACCATCCAAAATACTATAATCAGTCTTCATACTGATCAGCATAGATTTTGTCCCACTATAATGTTGTTTAATCAGAGAATGAATGACAACTCAGCAATGgtacaaaaaaactaaaagtatcttttcacaaattacaaataccTGCTTATatacacagagaaaaataaaataaaaatacaaatgcaggTTAATGGATATTAATCAATATTgatgttattacattttaatattaaaaaaggttattattttgtgttatttagtttTATCATTCAAATAACTTAGAGTTTCTATTTTTAACTTTGAAAATAGGATATCTGATTTTTGAATCAAACATGGATCATATATCAGTTCTTGAAACAgtttgttaaaagaaaaagaactgaCATACTATCGACGTTTAAACTGATAATTTATTGAGGCAGCCAACTACCAATCAAAGAAATTGCTTACAATTTGCATTCCTAATCAATAGtgaatcattagttgcagcctcaGTTTTGGTGTGATGTAGcagtacagagagagagagaacagattGTCCCAAAAGTCTGGTTTGACAGAGattacatatttttcttgtcaCATAAAAAGGTTGTCAGATTCACTGTCATCAGGGTTTTTGGTCGTGCCCCTCAAAGTTGCAAAAGCAGCTCCAACAGTCTTGAACTTGTTGATTTAGTTATCATGTTCAAAAGCTTGACTTAGTTTTCAAATGCTGACCCCTCTGCGTGATAGACAAGAGACCCTGTGCTTCAGGGTCTTATCTTGTCATTTCTCACTGAAAGCTGCTTTAAGATGGCTTAGTGCCTccacagacagaacacacaacatgcaCTCACAGAGCCTCCACTGGCTTAGAGACAGCCGGTCAAGAAACAACAGGTAAAGGGTGAGCACAATGCAGGGGATTTCACTTGTcctaacagactgtgtgtgctgcagtgcatCACATTACTTCTGAGAGGGTCATCCACTCCTACAGCAGCCTGCTCACAGAACGTCGCTTCACCTAATCAACTGAGTGacaagtttaaaaagaaaatcacaagtGCAATATTGCCTTTGTGGCATTGTATTGGCCTGATGTACCTGCAGTGTCAGATTGCTGCATGTGGTCTCAGCTATAGCCTTTTCATAAGCAGCCGATGTTACAAAAATGTTGTAACTTTTTATCCTAACATTAGTTTGTCAGCACAGCATCACTTTCAGAACAAGTACAATGAAAAGTCTGGTGAcattttgtagtccacaaaatgtttccctgcagaacagcattgcagcattttctTAAACAAAATAAGCAGATGAGGACTTCTTTTAAAAcctaaaacaaagacaaatgctCCATACAGGAGCAAAACGGCATAATCAAAGTCTCaggaagccccaagatcccaaattgatatGAAAAGACCATAATCGCACCCTTCAGGTGCGGTCACGCTCTCCCCTTGTGCTTTTAGcttggcagctacagtgaagatttcaatTTCCATTTGGGATCTCAGGTTTTCTGAAGACTTTAATTACGCTGGGCAAGCTCTATGGAGCCATTTAAATGTTCCTTTTAAGTTGTTTTACACGTTCAAAACAGGTCCCCATGTCCCTCAGTTATTTgagagaatgctgcaacgctgttttgctgtaaagttccagaaatgtttggattATGcagcttcacctgactttccataaACATGAGAAGATCATGATTGAAATTTAGTTTTTAGGTAATCTTATCTTTGCAGCACAAGTTTTTGCACACTACACACTCAATAATAACTTGATATACAGATTATTTATACCTGTTCACCCAAAATGGTGGCCAAGTgcacaaacactttgaaaagtttaacatgaaaaaaaaaaaaaaagctggaggaTCAAAACAGGCCATAAAATTGCAGCATCATGTATAATTTGATAGCTACAATAAGCATCTTTAATAGTTGTTGTGGAGGTTCAAGAGATCAGTATCAAGTCATCATGTAAACACTACCTATGGTTCCCTCACTGACTGTGGAGGCCTCTCTGACCTCATCCTGTGTCACAAACAAGACTTATAAAATGAAGTGCATATTAAATCACTTAAACGATGAACTGATTATGGAAATGATTTGGCAATTATTTTCTGTCTATAAGGTAATCAACCAGTCGACTAACCGTTGCAGCACTTGCTGTACTCTAAGTatgttggttttgtttctgGTGTAATTACAGTTTGTCAGCAAAATGCGTCTTACTCACAGGAAGAGGAACTACGctcacatctgctgtgtttcaggagaAATGCAATCTGTAAAAGTTAATAAAAGGGGCCTGGCATGTCCCAGCGATGAAAAAAGAGGCCTATTGAATTGTTGAATTGTAAAGGCTTTTGGCTGAGCTGTAGTTTGATAGTGGaaagcacacacagactttaCCAGTAAGCCCTGGCAGTGGTTTTCCATAGTCACACCCTGACTATGGAGAATGACAGAGAGCTACTGAGTGAGTCAgtcagagaggcagggaggaatGATGAGTGGCCATTTTGGCCTCCATGCGTAAGGGAGACAGGTGCTATTGGAGCATTTGGGCTGACAACAGCAAGTCCTTAGTCCTCGCTGTATACgaaactcactcacacactgggggagaggcagagggagagaaggagggagagagagtcagcCAGAGACACAAGAGCTGGAATGGCCTAGATCCACCGCCTCAGCATTAGTACTGTCTCAAAAACGTCATGGgcggagggagaagagagaaaaacgaCAAATGTTTCAATTATGGTCCAACTGACCCTTTTATGCACTATGTTCAGATTAAAGCTGCacaattatttaaaatattattaaaatcacaatatatCCAAGATAATAAGAGACATACAGCATAATCATGAAATATTGTAATGCTGAAGAAATGCACTgacctacaaatcttgttctccaaaTCTTTCACTATCAGTCAAAGTGAAAATTGTTATAGAAAAATGACTGTGCCCACTCATCGGAATACCTGTCAACATAATTgcagtatgattttttttcagttcagttccagTTACGACACCTGAATTTGGATATCTGCCGATACAGATGCAGGATGCTTCATGTTATAAGACTAAATCATCTCCAAACTGAGAACATGTTGAGTGGGCCAACTGTGGGAGCCACTCAGTGGGagactttttcattttacattatgTTATGGTCCAGTGCAAGCAGACAAAAACATATGGAGAGCGCTGGATATCTTTGTAGAATTGTTTTATTACCAATTAATAGTAACATTTTAGTTTTAGCCTTAAAGTTGCATTATTACATACTTCTAAGTCATAGAAACATCAGACTATGGAATCTGGATTGGGACGTGGACAGCTGACATCAGTTCAATATCCGATTAGTGAATCAGGTCAGTATCTGCACCAAAGACTGATATTTGATCGGGTCAGTCTCagataatttaatttaactctCAAACTTGATGttctgtgttattttcttttgacagaCTCATCCATTGatcaactaattgttgcagctctctTTTACAATA is part of the Acanthopagrus latus isolate v.2019 chromosome 9, fAcaLat1.1, whole genome shotgun sequence genome and encodes:
- the LOC119026067 gene encoding TSC22 domain family protein 1-like: MASMNSPCYTVAMDLGVCQLRNFSISFLSSLLSAESSHVKLDNSSSGASVVAIDNKIEQAMDLVKSHLMYAVREEVEVLKEQIKELIERNSQLEQENTLLKTLASPEQMAQFQAQVQTGSPPAPPTAATPGPPSNATLVQPTLHSSGPSA